Below is a genomic region from Astatotilapia calliptera chromosome 13, fAstCal1.2, whole genome shotgun sequence.
TTCTATTTTGAATCTATCACTAAGGAGTCTATTTGTCGGGTAAATTTTATtcaagattttaaattggacttcTTTCCCTTTAGGAGGGATAGGGAAGGTGATATAATCAgttcttattttttcaatttcttcccTTTGGAAATCTTTTAATATGTAATTACGTCTAAGTAAATTTGGAGAATAAAGACTCCTTAAATGACCCCAAAGCTCTGCAGATGGCGCTGTGATTATTCCACAGGTGCAAAAATCCAACCACTTCCTGTCCCAGCTGCTGCTCACAGGAACCTTCCTGTGCCGCGTTCAAGCTCCCGTTGATGTAAACTCTCAGCTTTCCATCAGCAGGTCCTTCTCTACTGGAAATTAATCTACAAACATAACTTTACTCCTCACAGTACCCCTATATGGAACAACAGGTATATCCGTTTGTGTAGGAAATCTGTGTACGTGGATGAATGGAGATCTAAAGGGATTTGGGCTGTAGCTCATTTTATGGATGATAATGGGATCTTATTAAAACATGAGACGTTTTGTGAGAAATTTGATGTAAGATGTACTGTTAAGAGATATAAATCCCTAGTGAAAGCCATTCCAGTCCCTTTGAGATCAATGATAAAAGAAGATATTGTGCACTCTAAAATTTCTCCTGGACTGAGGCAGCTCTGCATAGCTGGAGTTGAATTTGGTGACAGCAGGTTTACAAACAAAGTGATCAGGAATATTTTGATAAACGAAATTTGCCCTAATCCGGTTAAAAGAAATTATATCCTTAAAGAATTTGAGACCATGGAGGTTAAGGCgataagaaaaaagtatatttcacttcctctttcccctAAAGTAAAAGAGGTTCACTTTAAAATCATTAATGAGGTTTATCCAACCAATGAATTCTTAAGACGGAAATTTAATTTAGATGTGAACGCCTGcacattttgtgaaaatgatattGAAAGTCTGGATCACTTGTTTTTCAACTGTGAATCAGTGCACTCCTTCTGGACTGACATGTGGAGCTGGCTACAGTCCAGGAGAATTCAGTTACCACATTTGACGGTGACAGTAATAAAATTTGGAATACTTGCTGAGAATGCAGATTTTGACCTGTTGATTAGGACGATTTTGTTAATGGGAAAAATTTTTATTCACAAATGCAGATACTTTAAAGCTAAACCATGTATAAACAGATGGCTGAATGACTTTAGACTCTGGGCTAAATCGCTGAAACTTGTGAATAACAAGAAAGCCcataaacttgttttatttaaagagtttaacctatgttaaaaaaaaaaaaactccctatTTTATAATCTCGACTGCCCTTTTTTTGCACGTTAGTTTTTGCCTTTGGTTCGAATTCTTCAAtgactgttctttctttttgtgctaactcttttaactttgtgcttattgttgttgttttgggggtttttttgttcgttttgtttgtttgttttgctataATGCTCAACCGAGGATGTAACATAATCGGATTAATGATGGTGCCTTGTATGTTATACTtttgtttataaataaagtttaatttaattaaaaaaaaaaaaaaaaagctcccgTTGtttgtcactacccgatccgtaccggaaacccgatcggtaccccgcatgcgcaaatcttacgtcacttcctctctttgcgacattcaatatatttgaatgatgcggttagcgcccagttagctcctagcatttctcaacagctctgccttcttttcgactgcccgggacatttaaacaatggataatccgtatacaaagaaattcatgcttttctcctcaacagagagcgtcccccgattgagcaacagcgccgtaaaataagaagaatggcgccgaattacagagttaataatgcagactttgtaatatctcacgtgtagattcatcagccagattaagtgtttactgacaattgacagtgatggCGCACATCATtatcactattccaacaatcctctcctcacagacaagcataaacacactcgactatcgctaaatcaaatttaacacacgtttgtaatgacgataattcagtttataatagggtttattcgctcggtcagcaggtggcggtatcctcgtacactggggagtaaactgccattaaacgaacagaagaagaagaaaacatctgcacatgcgcggtacggatcgggtagacccgatttgtacggtcagactttacacatgcgcagtaaggatcggtgagtcctgatccgtaactttctttttatttttcgtttttgtctacattgtactgaaatgcttcattattgcaaacattttaagatatacttgttattcttaacatcttaacagatactctgacccataactatcgtaaaacgctacgaccggaagtagaaacctttcgcgcatgcggggtaccgatcgggtttccggtacggatcgggtagtgacaaaGTTCTCGGACGCGCTGACCCTCAGAAATATGGGGACCGATgctttttcacaataaaaaaacTGATGCAAACATTGAAGTCGGACTTTATTTGATCTTCCACTTCAGTTTAAAAACTCGTCacagagacaagaaaaaaaatgttccagTGAAACTACATTTACACTGTGCACCGGTGTGACGCTTTTATTTggaaagggaaagaaaggaCGGTGTTTTCACACAGGTGCAAAATAAGTCAGGTATGAGTTATCAAACAGTGATCAATAACTGATATTTTACCACCAATCAGCAGATCCGATCAATAACTGATTTATATATCTGTATGATTTTAAAGTTAGAAAATGATATTGTCAGTTACATATCTTACTTTTTATCCAGTGATAAACAAACACCAGAACAATCACTCACTGAAACTGTTAATTTATTATTCATAATTAACATATTGATCACCTGGAATCTTTATGGGCTTCAATAAATTACACTTTTCTGGAGAAACAAAGCACTGTATTTATCTTTGGGCCCTGAAGTGGTCATAATGAACTACAGGTGAGCTCAGCTCAGGTGTCCAATGTCACCTGGGGGCTCCTGAAGTGGTTGTGCTGTGCTCAGTCCATTAATCTGTAGGAATGGTCACGGTGCGTTCAGGGTCCCACGGTGATGGTGATGTCTATGTGGTGCATTCAAGGACAGTCAGAGTTCAGAGTTGATGTAGTTCTTGTGGTGCGTTCAGGGCCCGGGGAGGTTTGCGCAGGGCGGCGGCGCTCTGTCGGCTCTGCAGCGTGTCACGCACCATGTCCTTCCACTGGTCGTCGGAGATTTCCCGCGCCCACGGCGGCACGCCCAAAGATGGCAGCGCCACGGCCGCCATCGTCCTCTTCACCAGCTCGACGTGATCTGCGGgttacaggaagtgatgtcagtgtTTATTCTGAGTCACCGAACAGGTGTCACAggtgtgtgtctcacctgcgtCCATGGGGATGGAGGCATGGCTCCTCTCAGAAGCTGCTCCTTCGGGGTCCTCTTCCTCGTCGCTGTCAGGAGGCGGAGCTTCGGGGAGGTGCAACCCCAACACCTGTGGAAAGACGTGCAGGTAAGCTGAGTGCCAGGGGAGACGTGGCTCACCTGTCGCGGGGCAGATCTCACCTCTATCCGCTGCTgcacctgctgcagctgctcagAGTGGGAGGCCGCCTCCCCCGTCTCCTCCCCCTgcttctcctcctcatcctctggcTGTTCGCCACCGTTCACACCGTCGGGCTCCTGGTTCAGAGGCTGGTAGTAGTACCCTCCCCCACTGCCAtcttcctcgtcttcctcctcctcgccATCCGGTTCCATCTCCCccactgcctcctcctcctccccatcccccccaccccacatGGCACCCGGCGGCAGCGTTCCGTCCGTCGGTCGCTCGTCCTCTCCCAGCTCGTCCTCGGAGCTCGGTAAGACGCGCTCTGGTCCCATTGCAGAGCTGCACACTTCCATCCACAGACACACCTGATGACAGGTAACAGGTCATGTGACTGCCCAACCTAATGTGACATTATCATGCTGCTCACATGCACAAATGCTAACAATTAGCAATCATGATCATGACAGGGAGTGTTTACAACATCTAACCAATGAAACGAGTTCTCAGGAAAACAGCCAATCGAATGCCTCCTTCAGTATGAGCGCGCTCAGAACCTTCACACTGataaccaatttttttttttcattcaaacctttatttaaacatcagTACAGTACAAAATAGAATTAAACAGTACCACATTGATGGTGTTGTACTTACAAAAAAATTGCATACCAtagccaaacaaaaaaaaaaacaatattcagAACCTACAACATAAATATGCTAGGGGGAAAGTAACTGATCAAGCCAAAGAATAAAATGATTGAAAgatcttgatttttttcacaaacaCCAATAGTTTTTATAGCTTTTGGGTTAGTGGAGTTCTTAGCTGAATTAAGATACTGTACAAGTTCAAAGGAGAATACATAAAAAGAGGGATGTCTTCCTAAACATTTGGACTTGTGAATATGAAATTTAGCCATTAAAATTAACAAGTTAATCATATATCTGTTATCACAGTTGAATTGTCTTCGGTTTTCACACTGATAACCACTGTCCTGACACCTGCCACCATACAGTAATCAGAGTACTCTCACTGTAGTAATCAGAGTATTTTAGCACCTGCTAAAGTGCAGATGAAACAGAATTATTAATGCAGCATTTTTCcttctcattttatttatttttattatttcatatttatatatctcCTTAACAGAGCAAGATTTTTAGCATGAATTACTTTAGGGTCAGTGTGATGACCCCTGAAAACCTTACTTCCGGCGCCCCCCGTGTGTggcagcctgttacagcagctccGCTCATTCTGACCTTCTTTCTTATCTCCTCTTTACTTTCTCGTAATTTTTTGTAACTAAAGTTTTAGCAATTAGATTCTGCAATCATGGACTACCGTTTTGTGctagtcttggttgtctttctctctttttttccacctcTTTCAGCCGTGTTTGGGGACCCAGCGCATGGATCCTTTGTTTACAGTGGGGATCAGCTGTTAGCGCTGCATCCTGCAGTGGTGCTGGCATGACACTGGCAATGTAacaaattatttgaatgtttgtaattctttgtattacaccccctggcatatgttaattttgttctgattgtatacatgttctgtatactgtttcttaataaagttttttttttttatacaaaaaaaaaaaaagacactggcaatgtagcatcatgatgctaacGGAGTCCTGGCTAACACCGCTAACTCCGGACACGAGCgtgactagagcagggcgatatggccaaaaatatttatcacgatatatatttgaaaatttgcgataacgatataactgacgatataattgatgcgagacaaaatacaactccacaacattactagcgcaaaaagacaaccttccatttattttcacttaaacaagaagctggtttttatgtacattaaagctttataaaactgtaacagtgcaaatgcaaattccttgctgaaagtttaaccaaaaggcatttccagtagaaatgggctgacatatcctgagcataaccatgtataatatccactgaagttaaaaagaggtgctttgcaacattaaactgcagtgtgcagtacgcatttttcggaccataaggtgcacgggattataaggcacattaagcgaaacaaagcagtcagataaatcaaactttattaaactcattcttcttgcttcctccacttctgtaccattgattcattaatgttgaattctctggcagctgctctattcccatgttgctgcagtatattaatgactaacctcgtattgtggatggattatctcagttgttctcttgactgaagtttggtgtttacagcatcctgccatgcgattgcatttgtctctaaccatgaggaaccttcacgttaacttttataaatgggaaaatgttagtgttcgtcctccagcttcactgtttatgctatgctaacatagctgtgtcgctagcgatcacgtagcccATCATTATAtgatataccagctagcccaacttcagtaaccctacaaacgtcactgctgtttagttttctgtcttcatttatgttggaagtgatagcagagctgtacgtttgaattttttcagaaatctctcagtcagaacatgctacatcatgcttaggtaactagcgaaactagcgagctaacttccgctagcttcctgctaacttctaactccgttaaatgtaataacttttgttttcatggatgcctggaagttaaacttcatagttacacctggtaaagcagcaatgctgatcgttttattaaagatgaaagaatttagacagtttttaactctcagtgatgctgcagtgttgtttgacctgaagcatacggagtttaggacccagattgctcccagatttaagagcatcttagtccgacaaatacgacaataacgacggccgcttgcatgttctgcaaaaaaaaatgtgtgttgttgtgtatctgacggacaaacaccaaaccagttccacatcactgaagttgcaccatttttacaaaccaattctggttcatctgtttcactcaacaatcggccatgtgcatgaaaacaaaggcactgcgcgttttactcatattctatcgcgatatttcattttcctatcgttgcctaacattataccggtattaccgtgaacggtataatatggcccagccctaagcGTGATGCTACCGggattccagctgctgtggGCGGACAGgacggagagagaggaggaggagagcggtaagaggaaaggagggggactGGCAGTGTTTGTGAATGACAGTTGGTGTAACCCCCGGGCACGTCACTGTGAGAGACATTGAGCTGTTAGCCGTTAGCATGCGACCGTACTACCTGTCCCGAGAATTCTCGCATGTTATCGcgataaccccccccccccccccccggggcCAACGCGGATGCAGCCTGTGACACTCTCCACTAGGGccgggtatcgtcactgatttctagaatcgatttgaTTTCAATCAGGGAAATTTCGCCTCTGAGAGTCAGAAATGTTGTAATTCTGATCATacatcagtacatttccatatttttatatctataaaaacaaagctgacacttgcgagactttatcaaaggtgtgagcatcacagcagatgcctttgataacaactgtgtggggtgatggagcacctcttcaacctgagcctgggGAGAGTCCCAGAGCTCTGGAAACCTCCTGTTTTGTACCAGTGCCAACGACTTCACGCCcaaaggacctcaacagctacaggccggtggctctgacatcacacctgatgaagaccctggagtgGCTGATCCTGGCTCAGTTTCGGGGCCTGgtgagctcatcactggacccacttcagtttcgTTGTATTATACTcaattgtatatagcatttgtattctgttttattctattgtgtACAGTATCTTATTCTTATCTTATTCCAGTgggttttttctaattttgctatgtaactttgcactgtccacttctgctgtaacaaaacaaatttcctacgtgtgggactaataaaggttatcttatcaaCCTCAACTCTGAAGATAGAACTAGCATGCTAGCAAAGCTACTGAGTTCAGCTCAGTAATCTGTAACTGAAGTGTAATCGAATTACCTTTAGTCATGTAATCCGagtcttttactgttttacttaaACTAATCAAAGTAGTTGCTCTGCAGTACTCAGAGTATTTGGAGTATCCCAATTACTATGTTAGCATCTGAAGGCTAACCGGGTATACACTGGGCTCAGACCCGCGAGGCGTCACCTGTGACCGACactacctgctgctgctgccgacagacagacacacacacgcacacacacagagagagagagagagaggaggatgaAACAGCTGGAGCAGCTAACAGTGACTCAGACGCGGTGTGTCTGTCATGAagcctccagctgtttctttgtttgtcagAGTCGTAAACACGCCGGTCGCACGTGAGCCTCACCTGTCTGTCGTTCCGTCTGTCCTCTCGGAGGAGCTGCTGCGACTGTTAGCCACCACAACTTCTCCTGATAGCCGCTGCTAGCTGCAGCCGCTACTGCGCACAATTACTTCCGGGTACGTTAGGACGCAACAGCGCTGACGTCAGAGCACGTAGCGGAGGTCGTCCAAACACGAGAGTCtcttaaattatttgaatgtatGTAACTTTTTATATTACACCCCCTGGCTTATGTTAATTTTGTTCAAGTTGTATACGTTTTCTGTGTGCTGTTCCAtaata
It encodes:
- the mea1 gene encoding male-enhanced antigen 1, with product MEVCSSAMGPERVLPSSEDELGEDERPTDGTLPPGAMWGGGDGEEEEAVGEMEPDGEEEEDEEDGSGGGYYYQPLNQEPDGVNGGEQPEDEEEKQGEETGEAASHSEQLQQVQQRIEVLGLHLPEAPPPDSDEEEDPEGAASERSHASIPMDADHVELVKRTMAAVALPSLGVPPWAREISDDQWKDMVRDTLQSRQSAAALRKPPRALNAPQELHQL